The genomic stretch GAGTGACCTCCGCCTTGGCGGTGCAGCCCTGAAGTTCGTTGATCGCGGTGCTGGCCCGCTCGCGGATCAGCTTGCGCATCTGCGCCTGATCGCCTGCCGCCTTCACCGCATGGGTATCGATCAGCACATAGGCGGCCAGCGATGCACCGCTCCGATGGGCGATGGCGCAGGCCCGTTCGGCCACGGAGCGCACCTGCCCGTCGATCACCCCGAAACGAACAGCCTCCATGGCCGGCAAGACCAGCATCTTGCCCTTTGCTTCGAATTGCGGGCGGTAGGGGGTGGGCTTCGGGTTCTCGGGAAGATCCAGACGGCCACGGGCATCATCAACCGTGATCGACTTCCAGTCCATACGCTCATCCAGCGAATGGCTGGACCGCGGCAGAATGCCCTTCAATGCATCCTCACCCGCAAGCGAGAGCCGCGCACCGGAGACATAGGCCGCGCGGCCAAGGAGATGGCCGGCAACAGGAACCGTAAGCAGCAGAAAGACGACGGTCATGATGCCAAGCACGGCGGCACCCATTGACCCCTGGGCAATCACACTGCCGATGATGACCAGCCCGGCGCCCAAGGTGCCGGCCTTCGTCGCGGCATGCATGCGCTGAAACGGATCAGGCAGCTTGATCACGCCGATGGCGGCAATCAGCAGGAAGATCACGCCGGCAAGCTTGAAGAGGAGGGAAAGGATCGCGATCATCACTGGTTATCCTTCTTCTTCTCAAGCAGCACAGAAAGCGAGCACGTCGCCAGAAAACCGATCAGCGCGATACCGAATGCCACATCAAGAAACTCACGCCGACCGGTGGCGGCCATGGTGAGTGCTGCGATGGCAACGGCAATGCCGGTCAGCATGTCGAGCGCGACGAAACGGTCGGCATAACCCGGACCCGTGACCATGCGCACGGCTGCCAGTGTGAGAGGGACCATCAGGATGGCAATCAGGATGGCGGCGAAAGTCGACAGGAAGCTGTCCAGAAACTCGATCATCCTTCAATCTCCTTCAAACGGGTTTCAAACGTATCCTTGATACTTTCGACAACGGCCTTCGGGTCCGGTGCGTCCAGAACATGGACATAGAGTGTGTTCAGGTCCTCGCTGACATGCAGCGATGTCGTCCCGGGCGTGAGGCTGACGCAGTTTGCCAGGGTGGTCACACCGGCGCTGCTGCGCAGATCGAGCGGCACCGCCAGGATCGCCGGCTTGAGGTCCGAGCTGTTGCCCAGAACCTGCCGCGCCACAGCAATCGATGAGCGCACCAGTTCATTGATGAAGACAAAGCCCAGAAGGATAGACTGGTAGATACTGTTCAAGAGGGTCATGGCGTCACTCCTGCGGTCGCTGTTTCATCCAGGAATGCCCGGACGAACTCGGTCGGATCACTCATGGTTGTTGCGGCAAGGTTGGAGAAGGCGACCAGCGGCTCCGGATTGAAGCCGATGGCCAGAGTGATGATGCAAAGCGCGCCAATCGGTGCGAGCATCGCCATCGGCACCGGACGCGCCTTCAGCTTGTTCGGCGGGTCTTTCCAGAAGGCTTCCATCCAGATCTTGCTCATCGAGAAGATGGTCAGGAGACCGACAAACAGCGCCACCGCCGCAAGCCAGGCCGCGTCGCCCTGGAAGGAGGCGTCAACCACCATCAGCTTTGCCCAGAAGCCCGAAAGTGGCGGGATACCGGCAAGCGAGAGCGCCGGGATCGCGAACAGCACCGCCAGCATCGGCGACGCCTTCATCAGGCCACCCGATTTGCGCAGGTCGAACGAACCGGTTGCGCGGTGGATCGCACCGGCAATGAAGAAGAGGTTCGCCTTCACCACGATATGGTGGATGATGTAGAAGACCGCGCCAGCCAACGCGAGCGGCGTGGCAATCGCCAATCCCAGCATGATGTAGCCAATCTGGCTGATGATGTGGAACGACAGGATGCGCCGGACATCCCAC from Peteryoungia desertarenae encodes the following:
- a CDS encoding Na+/H+ antiporter subunit E; amino-acid sequence: MTLLNSIYQSILLGFVFINELVRSSIAVARQVLGNSSDLKPAILAVPLDLRSSAGVTTLANCVSLTPGTTSLHVSEDLNTLYVHVLDAPDPKAVVESIKDTFETRLKEIEG
- the mnhG gene encoding monovalent cation/H(+) antiporter subunit G produces the protein MIAILSLLFKLAGVIFLLIAAIGVIKLPDPFQRMHAATKAGTLGAGLVIIGSVIAQGSMGAAVLGIMTVVFLLLTVPVAGHLLGRAAYVSGARLSLAGEDALKGILPRSSHSLDERMDWKSITVDDARGRLDLPENPKPTPYRPQFEAKGKMLVLPAMEAVRFGVIDGQVRSVAERACAIAHRSGASLAAYVLIDTHAVKAAGDQAQMRKLIRERASTAINELQGCTAKAEVTPVLNYDEGDPEQLLRCDLEPGQALLVLPCSGWFHHQVEARQEMTTWEPDGLLRLPEAHGGPVLFAAAKPLPETARTLVVRDCGEDHLVALVEWALLNNLWEIDRLVHVADAKSGEPEFAETAKRFGLAYERVAAAGADCAIPAGIEGVRAVVLGRTPRPLRTSWYGSHWLTRIAPDMRGDVLIMEGQPKSA
- a CDS encoding monovalent cation/H+ antiporter complex subunit F; protein product: MIEFLDSFLSTFAAILIAILMVPLTLAAVRMVTGPGYADRFVALDMLTGIAVAIAALTMAATGRREFLDVAFGIALIGFLATCSLSVLLEKKKDNQ